In Cryptococcus gattii WM276 chromosome A, complete sequence, one genomic interval encodes:
- a CDS encoding Phospholipid-transporting ATPase DRS2, putative (Similar to TIGR gene model, INSD accession AAW40884.1) translates to MPAQQQDPFDDLLGSDSPPTHPVPPRSDSFHEGPHIDFFHQGGSPTRAPAAFSQRGPSPDSVSQPTYALDPFFDDDDEYGPDVANSYSGYFAPHGSQPLGHSNPSLLESSVPLANAGAIPAGFSGPMDDVDIRGYQASSSRDYAAEDPFKDDEGPSAYAFTAPGSSTGWTQPRRGRWQIFRDEYLTDVDWSLGLNQLLRRKSKFDGVPREITLNEPEENRLRGFEKNSVTTGKYGPITFLPKFLLSEFSRSANLFFLFTACIQQVPNVSPTGHWTTIVPLGVVIIASAFKEIKEDFSQKRHASDRSLNNNLAQVLVDQKFQLRPWRRLRVGDIVRLEANSFIPADMVLISSSEPEGLCYVETANLDGETNLKIKQAHPSTASLTDPHSVSLLRGHILSEPPNSSLYTYDGTFHLSSAHPGSAPTKIPVGPNQMLLRGAQLRNTGWVYGVIVNAGHETKLMRNATEAPIKRTAVERQVNRQILYLFLLLIVLSLVSTIGSSIRTWLFDKNAWYLRLDDESKNKARQFIEDILTFIILYNNLIPISLIMTMEVVKFQQASLINSDLDMYYAPTDTPALCRTSSLVEELGQIAYIFSDKTGTLTRNEMEFRECTIFGTMYAQTVDDGKRDQGQRTFDVLRQRAQEDSQEGDTIREFLSLLSICHTVIPEEHDGKMVYQASSPDEAALVAGAEMLGYRFQTRKPKSVFIDVNGETQEWEILNICEFNSSRKRMSAVVRGPDGTIKLYTKGADTVIFERLAPKQEFSEPTLIHLEDYATEGLRTLCLAYRDISEEEYSSWSALYNNAASQMSGRAEALDKAAEVIEQNLQLLGATAVEDKLQDGVPDAIHTLQQAGIKIWVLTGDRQETAINIGLSCRLISESMNLVIVNTETAVETSELLNKRLFAIKNQRLGGDTEELALIIDGKSLTYALEKDCSDVFLELAIMCKAVICCRVSPLQKALVVKLVKRSTDAPLLAIGDGANDVSMIQAAHVGVGISGVEGLQAARSADVAISQFRFLRKLLLVHGSWSYQRLTKLILFSFYKNITFALTLFWYSWFNDFSGQIAFEGWSMSYYNVVFTILPPLVIGIFDQFVSARMLDRYPQLYHLGQQNYFFTPIRFFYWVGNAFYHSILLFAFSVLVFNNDLLATDGKNSGLWVWGTTLYLAVLLTVLGKAALISDVWTKYTLAAIPGSFIFTMIALPLYAIIAPLLNFSLEYTGIVPRLWADPVFYFVLLLFPIICLLRDYVWKYYRRTYHPASYHIVQEIQKFNLSDYRPRQEQFQKAIKKVRATQRMRRQRGFAFSQTETNNQDQARLIRAYDTSVARPSGY, encoded by the exons ATGCCCGCGCAACAGCAAGATCCCTTCGACGACCTTCTCGGCTCAGATTCCCCTCCGACCCATCCAGTCCCACCAAGGAGCGATTCATTTCACGAGGGCCCACATATCGACTTCTTCCATCAAGGCGGTAGCCCGACTCGTGCACCTGCCGCGTTCTCCCAAAGAGGTCCGTCTCCGGATTCAGTATCTCAACCAACATATGCTTTGGATCCGTTCTTTGATGA TGATGATGAGTATGGACCCGACGTAGCCAACAGTTATTCTGGATATTTCGCTCCTCACGGCTCCCAACCTCTTGGTCATTCCAATCCTTCGCTATTAGAATCAAGCGTGCCTCTCGCAAATGCGGGCGCCATACCCGCAGGCTTCTCAGGTCCAATGGACGACGTTGATATCAGGGGCTATcaagcttcttcctcgAGGGACTATGCGGCCGAAGACCCCTTTaaggatgatgaaggtCCATCTGCCTATGCGTTCACCGCTCCAGGCTCGTCAACTGGATGGACACAACCTCGACGCGGTAGATGGCAGATATTCAGGGACGAGTATTTGACGGATGTGGACTGGTCGCTCGGTTTAAACCAGCTGCTGAGGAGAAAGAGCAAGTTTGATGGTGTGCCTCGTGAAATAACCTTGAACGAACCGGAAGAGAATAGGCTGAGGGGTTTCGAGAAGAACTCTGTTACCACTGGCAAGTACGGTCCTATCACATTCCTACCAAAATTCTTGTTGT CCGAGTTCTCTCGTTCAGCCAATTTGTTCTTTCTGTTCACAG CTTGTATTCAGCAGGTTCCCAATGTATCTCCAACAGGTCACTGGACAACCATTGTGCCTCTTGGAGTTGTCATTATCGCAAGCGCTTTTAAGGAAATCAAAGAAGACTTC TCACAGAAACGCCATGCCTCTGATCGATCTTTGAATAACAATCTCGCCCAAGTGCTAGTTGATCAAAAGTTTCAATTAAGACCGTGGCGTAGACTGCGAGTCGGTGACATTGTGCGATTAGAAGCTAACAGCTTTATTCCTGCGGACATGGTCTTGATAAGTAGCAGTGAGCCTGAGGGTTTGTGTTACGTAGAAACTGCGAATCTTGACGG GGAGACAAATCTTAAAATCAAACAAGCACATCCCTCTACTGCGTCACTCACAGACCCTCATTCCGTATCCCTGCTTCGCGGACATATCCTTTCCGAACCTCCTAATTCATCTCTTTATACGTATGATGGTACCTTCCACCTTTCTTCCGCTCATCCTGGATCAGCGCCTACAAAAATCCCCGTTGGTCCAAATCAAATGTTGCTGAGAGGTGCCCAGTTGAGGAATACCGGCTGGGTGTATGGTGTGATAGTCAATGCGGGTCACGAGACGAAGCTCATGCGGAATGCGAC TGAGGCCCCAATCAAGCGGACGGCTGTTGAGCGTCAGGTTAACAGGCAGATTCTTtatcttttccttcttttaATTGTCCTCTCACTTGTTTCGACCATCGGAAGCAGCATCAGAACGTGGTTATTTGACAAGAACGCTTGGTATTTGCGATTGGATGATGAAAGCAAGAACAAAG CTCGACAGTTCATTGAAGACATCTTGACGTTCATAATTTTGTATAACAACCTCATTCCCATTTC TCTCATTATGACAATGGAAGTTGTCAAATTCCAACAAGCGTCCCTCATCAACTCCGATCTCGATATGTACTATGCGCCCACAGACACCCCAGCTTTGTGCCGAACATCGTCACTTGTGGAAGAACTTGGACAAATCGCATACATTTTCTCAGACAAAACTGGAACGCTGACCCGGAACGAAATGGAATTTAGGGAATGTACCATTTTCGGTACCATGTATGCTCAGACAGTGGACGACGGTAAAAGGGATCAAGGGCAAAGAACATTTGATGTTCTAAGACAGAGAGCTCAGGAGGACAGTCAGGAAGGTGATACCATACGAGAATT CTTATCTTTACTGTCAATTTGCCACACTGTCATTCCGGAGGAGCATGATGGTAAAATGGTGTACCAGGCTTCAAGTCCAGATGAGGCTGCTTTAGTGGCTGGGGCCGAAATGCTTGGTTATCGCTTCCAA ACTCGCAAACCCAAGTCTGTATTCATTGATGTCAATGGCGAAACTCAAGAATGGGAAATTCTCAACATCTGCGAATTCAATTCTTCTCGAAAGAGAATGTCAGCTGTTGTTCGTGGGCCTGATGGCACGATCAAGTTGTATACAAAGGGTGCCGACACTGTGATCTTCGAGAGACTGGCGCCCAAACAGGAATTCTCAGAGCCTACACTAATACACCTTGAG GACTACGCTACAGAAGGGCTTCGAACGCTTTGCCTTGCCTACCGTGACATctctgaagaagagtacTCGAGCTGGTCTGCATTGTATAATAATGCCGCTTCTCAAATGTCTGGGCGAGCAGAAGCTCTTGACAAAGCGGCCGAGGTCATTGAGCAAAATTTGCAACTCTTGGGTGCGACGGCTGTCGAAGACAAATTACAAGACGGTGTCCCAGACGCTATCCACACTTTACAACAAGCAGGGATCAAG ATATGGGTGTTGACTGGTGACAGACAAGAAACTGCTATCAACATCGGTCTTTCCTGTCGACTCATATCTGAGTCTATGAATCTC GTCATTGTGAATACTGAAACTGCGGTTGAAACATCAGAGCTCCTGAATAAACGTTTGTTCGCGATTAAAAACCAACGATTGGGCGGAGACACCGAAGAGCTCGCTCTGATTATTG ATGGCAAGAGCTTGACATACGCACTCGAGAAGGACTGCTCTGATGTTTTCCTGGAGTTGGCGATTATGTGCAAG GCTGTCATTTGTT GTCGCGTATCGCCTCTTCAGAAAGCTTTGGTTGTCAAGCTGGTCAAGAGGAGTACGGATGCCCCTTTGCTCGCTATTGGTGATGGAGCCAACGATGTCAGTATGATTCAGGCGGCCCAtgttggtgttggtatATCTGGTGTGGAG GGCTTGCAAGCAGCGCGATCTGCCGATGTTGCCATCTCGCAATTCAGATTCCTGCGGAAATTGCTATTGGTGCATGGCTCATGGAGTTATCAGAGGCTGACCAAATTGATCCTTT TTTCTTTCTACAAGAATATTACTTTCGCTTTGACTCTTTTCTGG TACTCGTGGTTCAACGACTTTTCTGGTCAGATTGCCTTTGAGGGATGGTCTATGTCCTATTACAATGTTGTCTTCACCATCTTACCTCCCCTTGTAATTGGTATATTTGATCAGTTCGTTTCCGCTCGCATGCTCGACCGCTACCCTCAGCTTTATCATCTTGGCCAGCAGAACTACTTTTTTACCCCTATTCGCTTTTTCTACTGGGTCGGCAACGCGTTTTACCACAGTATC CTTCTCTTTGCCTTCTCTGTCTTGGTTTTCAACAACGACTTACTTGCCACAGATGGAAAAAACTCTGGCTTATGGGTGTGGGGCACTACTTTGTATCTAGCGGTGTTGCTAACTGTCTTGGGCAAAGCGGCTCTGATCTCAGA TGTTTGGACCAAATACACTTTAGCCG CCATCCCCGGATCTTTCATTTTTACCATGATTGCTTTGCCGCTGTATGCGATTATCGCCCCTCTTTTGAATTTTTCACTAGAATATACTGGCATTGTTCCTCGCCTCTGGGCCGACCCTGTCTTCTACTTTGTTTTATTACTTTTCCCCATCATTTGTCTTCTCCGTGACTATGTTTGGAAATA CTATCGACGCACATATCACCCTGCTTCTTATCATATCGTGCAGGAAATTCAGAAGTTCAACCTTTCAGACTATCGACCTCGACAAGAACA GTTTCAAAAGGCCATTAAAAAGGTGCGAGCCACCCAACGTATGCGGCGACAAAGAGGCTTTGCCTTTTCGCAGACCGAGACCAACAATCAGGATCAAGCGCGACTCATCAGGGCATATGACACGAGCGTGGCCAGACCTTCAGGGTATTAG
- a CDS encoding DNA repair protein Rad51, putative (Similar to SGTC gene model, INSD accession EAL23236.1), protein MPHLPTSLSALPLQRNLRIALTNAGYTTVEDLTKISPEDLSTELGINILQAEHTIQQAKQWLSQIQSSTAADLLSTSALPHFSTFSSSLDALISQFNSSTDVLPLSKRGEEFNQNGSIVPGMSIEISGPPGGGKSSIALAIAMSARHSSGNFADSVRTHDQSEKGEVLLIDTEGSMTSERLFKAAQRVHGDTKTLKSFLKGFHLVRIFSQAQMISFIYGLSDWLESHPTVNLVVIDTLSFHFRQPGLDLAARRKIMELRIRCKQTINHATALRRCAVVVCNQLATKLFTAESKPASFETSDRAVLMPQLGDWWTTNKTLRLVVFRGGGGDELRYVYASMSGSNKNIPWAAFDISKDGLPCDVPELTYQSCSQAHMSS, encoded by the exons ATGCCACACCTACCCACCTCCTTGTCTGCACTCCCCCTGCA ACGCAATTTGAGAATAGCCTTAACCAATGCCGGCTACACCACCGTCGAAGACCTCACTAAAATATCGCCAGAGGACCTATCCACAG AGCTCGGAATAAATATATTGCAGGCTGAGCATACGATACAACAGGCGAAGCAGTGGCTAT CACAGATACAATCATCAACAGCTGCAGATCTGTTATCAACATCAGCTTTACCCCATTTTTCGACgttttcctcctccttggACGCTCTCATCAGCCAGTTTAACAGCTCGACAGACGTACTGCCACTTTCAAAGAGGGGAGAAGAATTCAACCAAAATGGATCCATTGTTCCTGGTATGTCAATAGAGATATCAGGACCGCCTGGAGGTGGTAAGAGCTCTATTGCTCTTGCCATCGCAATGAGTGCTCGGCATTCTTCTGGTAATTTTGCAGATTCTGTTCGAACGCACGACCAAAGTGAAAAGGGAGAAGTGTTACTCATAG ATACCGAGGGATCCATGACATCAGAACGTTTGTTCAAGGCTGCACAACGCGTACACGGAGACACCA AAACACTAAAATCCTTCCTTAAAGGTTTCCATCTCGTACGGATCTTTTCACAGGCTCAGATGATTTCTTTCATCTATGGTCTAAGTGACTGGCTAGAGTCGCATCCCACG GTCAACCTGGTTGTCATCGATACATTGAGTTTCCATTTTCGCCAACCGGGTTTGGACTTGGCTGCGAGACGGAAGATCATGGAATT ACGGATCAGATGTAAGCAAACCATCAACCATGCGACGGCTCTCCGTCGATGTGCG GTGGTTGTTTGTAACCAACTTGCTACCAAACTTTTTACTGCCGAAAGCAAACCAGCCAGCTTCGAAACGAGTGATCGAGCGGTGCTAATGCCCCAGCTTG GTGATTGGTGGACTACCAACAAGACGCTACGTCTTGTTGTATTCAGAGGTGGTGGCGGTGATGAGCTTAGATATGTTTACGCATCGATGTCAGGGTCAAATAAAAATATTCCATGGGCAGCGTTCGATATCAGT AAGGACGGTTTGCCTTGCGATGTACCGGAGTTAACGTATCAATCATGCTCGCAAGCCCACATGTCATCTTGA
- a CDS encoding Eukaryotic initiation factor 4F subunit P130, putative (Similar to TIGR gene model, INSD accession AAW40888.1), with protein MAPQPAPSRQNGVPQQPIPRPPVPQQGIPAHFPVPNQAPTQYPIMAYPPQSGFYPGYNPYEQQQNFGMPPQWAPQHHPQNQFPGGYNARPVSPPSGTAPFQPAQQPFIPNSGFPGGSGPNAPQTPLRSSGPVLNGHQHTSSNTSQTSAPSTPNFSLSSASASFTPRRSAAIKISRPDGTEFDLKKEALKVSSATASPAPTSPASTPHTPATPSSEVKNAKVDTPKKPVFGLPVTVKIERPEERAARLEEEAKKERIRAQEEKEEKERKERLEKKAKEEEEKKVKDVAEKAEQATSANEFIKAEENGSVEGVISGAPSSVPSPAPAPGAGLPPKPVSVLNGTNAVPAALNPAAASPSLVSEPSSASISALSSARPIEDIHAISYPGSLKSPNPQLNVSAEPRKFRYDREFLMQFMNICKEKPESLPPLEEIGLEADGGSGFGSRGPRGGRSSQGPSSRTGSTGLGIGGVSRATMGSFSMGQFGSGSGSLRNSTSEQRYRASLSGRSSSQGGPGGLPSLSGLPSMGLSSSRGGESRGSQRGSKRVPQSSQPSTPIAAPIPISENAWTRKRMGGDAEGTPAYIERKVKALLNKLTEEMFDPISKQILEWANKSANETDGLTLKLVIKLIFEKATDEAHWSSMYAKLCRLLHDEISNDVSDTIDGQVISGRSLFRRYLLGRCQVDFEAGWKAREDTAVAAAAKKDEDEAKQEKAKAEDSGEDKEADLMSEEYYAAQKAKRRGLGLIQLIGELFKREIVANRVISQCLLKLLSNVSDPDEEDIESACKLLTTVGAAYDRAARENLNKAFDVLNQMMKIDSLPSRIKFMIMDLNDLRKDGWKSRKNQSGVMTIAEIHEQNAKEKNAAAAAARESLSRGGSRSGNRRDGAQPGEWQSVSSNPRSISRPTDFSNIGRNISSSSVTPSFGPSSVFANRKGKAAAVSGTPSPISRPSSANMFSALHDAHELESPTERRTSVDEGEAAPQRKKLNLAPRTKPLAAEDDGREEGEEAQSEEEVAGTELSEGDIKSKIDLDMKELWGDKDQGGSRNPSDVAEYFNSLPESRRPLLATRLLDDLFRISKLKDAEVVAKGWKVSLEQQAVSSEVLKQALEARMPTLDDEAIDFPNAYDAIALLTQSLSLSDDDVSALGDKIEVDGTPRVTPKQKLGKALAKLNEQA; from the exons ATGGCCCCCCAGCCCGCCCCCTCCAGGCAGAACGGCGTCCCTCAACAGCCCATCCCTCGCCCTCCTGTTCCCCAACAAGGCATCCCTGCCCATTTCCCCGTCCCCAACCAGGCCCCCACTCAGTATCCCATCATGGCCTATCCCCCCCAGTCGGGGTTCTAC CCCGGATACAACCCTTATGAGCAACAGCAGAATTTTGGTATGCCCCCCCAATGGGCTCCTCAGCATCACCCGCAAAACCAGTTTCCGGGCGGTTACAATGCTCGACCTGTCTCCCCACCCTCTGGAACAGCTCCTTTCCAGCCCGCGCAACAACCCTTTATCCCCAACTCTGGCTTCCCCGGCGGCAGTGGGCCAAATGCTCCCCAGACACCTCTTCGGTCCTCGGGTCCTGTCTTAAACGGTCACCAACACACTTCGTCAAACACATCTCAGACTTCTGCTCCTTCCACCCCCAACTTCTCCCTCTCTAGTGCTAGTGCTTCTTTTACTCCTCGACGATCTGCCGCTATCAAAATTTCAAGACCTGACGGCACAGAATTCGACCTCAAAAAGGAGGCCTTGAAGGTTTCATCGGCGACTGCGTCTCCTGCACCTACATCTCCCGCCTCAACTCCTCATACTCCTGCGACTCCCAGTTCTGAAGTGAAAAACGCCAAGGTAGACACTCCCAAGAAACCTGTGTTTGGACTGCCTGTAACCGTCAAGATTGAGAGGCCAGAGGAGAGAGCTGCCAGGTTAGAAGAGgaggcgaagaaggaaaggatCAGAGCCcaagaggagaaggaggaaaaggaaaggaaggagaggctcgaaaagaaggccaaggaagaggaggagaagaaggtcaAGGATGTTGCTGAAAAG GCTGAACAGGCGACTTCTGCGAACGAGTTCATCAAGGCAGAGGAAAACGGATCTGTGGAAGGGGTCATCTCCGGCGCTCCCTCATCAGTCCCTtctcctgctcctgctcctggTGCCGGCCTTCCTCCTAAGCCTGTCTCTGTTCTGAACGGCACAAATGCTGTCCCAGCCGCCCTCAACCCCGCCGCCGCTTCGCCTTCCTTAGTCAGCGAGCCCTCCAGTGCCTCTATCTCTGCTCTCAGCTCTGCTCGACCTATTGAGGACATTCACGCCATCAGCTATCCTGGTTCACTGAAGTCTCCAAACCCCCAGCTTAATGTCTCTGCCGAGCCTCGCAAGTTCCGATACGACCGCGAGTTTTTGATGCAGTTCATGAATATCTGTAAGGAGAAGCCTGAGAGTCTTCCACCTCTTGAAGAGATTGGCCTCGAGGCAGACGGTGGCAGCGGGTTTGGTAGCCGTGGTCCTCGCGGTGGCCGATCCTCTCAGGGACCCTCCAGCCGTACCGGCTCTACAGGTCTCGGTATCGGCGGAGTCAGTAGGGCAACAATGGGTTCTTTCAGCATGGGCCAATTTGGTTCTGGTTCAGGTTCTCTCCGCAACTCGACAAGCGAACAGCGCTACCGTGCAAGTCTCTCAGGGCGCTCCTCGAGCCAAGGCGGTCCCGGCGGTCTCCCTTCGTTGTCTGGTCTTCCTTCGATGGGTCTTTCGAGTTCTCGAGGTGGCGAGAGCCGAGGAAGTCAGCGTGGTTCCAAGCGTGTTCCCCAATCTTCTCAACCTTCAACTCCCATTGCTGCCCCGATTCCTATCTCTGAAAATGCATGGACCCGAAAGCGAATGGGTGGTGACGCCGAGGGAACTCCTGCTTACATTGAGCGAAAGGTCAAGGCTTTGCTCAACAAGCTTACCGAAGAGATGTTTGATCCTATCTCCAAGCAAATTCTTGAATGGGCGAACAAATCGGCGAACGAGACTGATGGTTTAACTCTCAAGCTTGTCATCAAGCTTATCTTTGAAAAAGCTACCGATGAGGCCCATTGGTCTTCTATGTACGCAAAGCTCTGTCGATTATTGCACGACGAGATCAGTAATGATGTGTCCGACACCATCGATGGCCAAGTTATTTCTGGTCGATCTCTTTTCCGACGATACCTTCTCGGTCGATGCCAGGTGGACTTTGAAGCGGGATGGAAGGCTCGTGAAGACACTGCGGTGGCAGCAGCggcaaagaaggatgaggatgaggcGAAACAAGAGAAAGCCAAGGCAGAGGATAGTGGCGAGGATAAGGAGGCTGACTTAATGAGCGAAGAGTACTACGCGGCTCAGAAGGCTAAGCGACGAGGTCTCGGTTTAATTCAGTTGATTGGTGAACTTTTCAAGAGAGAGATCGTTGCCAATCGAGTCATCAGTCAATGTTTATTGAAACTCCTCAGCAACGTCAGTGATCCCGATGAGGAGGACATTGAGTCTGCTTGCAAGCTTCTCACAACCGTTGGTGCAGCATATGATCGAGCGGCCCGTGAGAATCTCAACAAGGCCTTTGACGTGCTTAACCagatgatgaagattgACTCACTTCCTTCCCGTATCAAATTCATGATCATG GATCTTAATGACCTTAGGAAGGATGGATGGAAATCTCGAAAGAATCAGAGCGGCGTGATGACTATCGCGGAGATCCACGAACAGAATgcgaaggagaagaacgccgctgccgctgctgctCGAGAATCTCTCTCTCGAGGTGGCTCTCGCTCCGGGAATAGGCGCGATGGTGCGCAGCCTGGAGAATGGCAATCCGTCTCATCCAATCCCCGATCTATCAGCCGCCCCACCGACTTTTCAAATATTGGTCGAAACATCAGCTCAAGCAGCGTTACTCCATCATTCGGTCCGTCTAGCGTGTTCGCGAACCGCAAGGGCAAGGCCGCCGCGGTTAGCGGTACTCCCTCCCCGATTTCCCGCCCCTCCTCAGCTAACATGTTTAGCGCTCTCCACGATGCTCACGAATTAGAGTCTCCCACCGAAAGGCGTACTAGTGTTGACGAAGGAGAGGCGGCGCCCCAGCGAAAGAAGCTCAATCTTGCGCCCCGAACAAAACCTTTGGCAGCCGAGGACGACGGTagggaggaaggagaggaggcTCAATCTGAGGAGGAAGTCGCCGGTACTGAGTTATCCGAAGGCGATATCAAATCAAAGATTGATCTTGACATGAAGGAGTTATGGGGTGACAAAGATCAGGGTGGCTCAAGGAATCCCTCAGATGTGGCAGAGTACTTTAATTCTTTACCCGAGTCACGTCGACCCTTACTGGCCACCAGGCTGTTGGATGACTTATTTAGGATTTCGAAGCTCAAGGATGCCGAGGTGGTCGCTAAGGGCTGGAAGGTTTCTTTGGAACAGCAGGCTGTTTCTTCTGAAGTTCTTAAGCAAGC TTTGGAAGCTCGTATGCCTACTTTGGATGACGAAGCAATCGACTTCCCCAATGCCTACGACGCTATTGCCCTACTCACTCAATCTCTTTCACTCTCTGATGACGACGTCAGTGCTTTGGGAGACAAGATCGAAGTTGACGGTACTCCTCGAGTGACCCCCAAACAAAAGCTTGGAAAGGCTCTCGCCAAACTCAATGAACAAGCATGA
- a CDS encoding Proteasome subunit beta type 3, putative (Similar to TIGR gene model, INSD accession AAW40886.1), producing MSVMELNGGSVVAMIGKDCVAIASDLRLGNQQVGIAANFDKVFPINDKLYCGLPGLATDVYTLREHLRFRVNMYRMKEEREITPKTFTHLLSSTLYEKRFGPFFLEPVVAGLTTPTPLEPHPKPYISTMDTIGCITTPKDFAVAGTAADKLYGIAEGLWEPDLEPEDLFETISQTLLNAVDRDALSGWGAVVNIITHDQVITRTLRARMD from the exons ATG TCTGTGATGGAGCTCAACGGCGGCTCAGTCGTCGCCATGATCGGCAAAGACTGTGTTGCCATTGCGTCCGATTTACGGCTAGGAAATCAGCAAGTCGGTATCGCTGCCAACTTTGACAAAGTCTTCCCCATCAACGATAAACTCTACTGTGGACTTCCGGGACTTGCCACAGACGTATACACTTT ACGAGAACATTTGCGATTCCGGGTGAACATGTATCGAATGAAGGAAGAGCGCGAAATCACACCAAAAACATTTACCCACCTTCTCTCAAGCACACTGTATGAGAAGAG GTTTGGGCCTTTCTTCCTGGAGCCTGTCGTCGCTGGTCTCACCACTCCCACCCCTCTTGAACCTCACCCTAAGCCTTACATCTCCACAATGGACAC CATTGGCTGTATAACTACACCGAAGGATTTCGCTGTTGCCGGTACAGCTGCCGATAAGTTGTACGGTATCGCAGAAGGTCTTTGGGAACCTGATCTC GAACCAGAAGATTTATTTGAGACAATCTCACAGACTCTTCTTAATGCCGTGGATCGAGATGCATTAAGTGGTTGGGGCGCCGTCGTCAACATTAT AACACATGACCAAGTGATTACTCGGACACTCCGAGCGAGGATGGACTAA